The Plasmodium gaboni strain SY75 chromosome 3, whole genome shotgun sequence genome includes the window AGATAggaataatatttttttgtataacAACGAAATAAGTAACGAGGGTGGTGATTCATGCAATgtattatgtttatttctttttttcctttccttattttttattatgattatgAGTGCTGATAATAATACTGCACATACATTTTCAAGCACAGCaaacaacaacaataataataatagtaatagtaatagtagtaatagtaataataataataataatagtaacAGTAAAAGTAAAAGTATTCATAATAACAATCATATCAATATTAATAATCATAGtagttataataataattctgATAACGATCCTCCTTTTAAATATAGAGACAGTGATTACATTTATAATGATAGCTTTAATGATGATGAGttcttaaaaaaagaagaaaatgataagGTTATGAACGATATGttagataatatattaatacaatGCTTACATTTTAAAGGagtttataaaataaaaaataagaacAATAACATAAAAGAAGATATCATGTTTGATATGATTGAAGAAGACAAACATAAagatatagaaaatataaattataaaaaaaaaacaaaaaataaaaatgagCAGATTTCTCATGGAACGCTAGAAGCTAAATTGGTTACCTTAAAATTAGCACTTAATAATGTTACAAAgtcttatatatttttttattttaatccttatgataataaaaataataatgataatatatcCATACGAAATGATATTCCTAAgcaatataaatatataggATTTAATGgcataaatataaataaagaaaatagatatatttttaatggTCAAGGTTATAACATCTCAACATTTTgtcaaataaaaaatgatataaataaaaagaatgatacatataaatatggatatacaaatatatatagtaataataatattggACTAAATGATAATTGCCTTTGTAATTACACcataaatattaatcagtatattaataaatacGAATCAGTATCTCTAAGAGAAGTTGATGAATCCTATCTATACTCTCTCAAAGGATATATCCTAGATGAAcaagaatattataaaaattatttacaaaatgaatatatcaaactttataaaaattacatcgataatatacaaaaatattatcatacACATTATATCGACaaggaaaatattttacatgCACATGAACTCggaaatataaatcaagaaattataaagaatCAATCCAAATTAAAAGATTtgaaagaaaataataaagaaatatcTTATGTCACTTTAAAAGATGTAAATCAAGAAAATGGTAGTATGCTTAAAGATAACATTGAAAATGGATATGCTTCCAATATGGTTAATAGTAAAAGCACTActacaaataataatgagGATAACCatgtttatattaataaagataacaatgtttatattaataaagataacaatgtttatattaataaagaTAACCATGTCCATTTGAATGATGATAACCATGTCCATTTTAATGATGATAACCATGTCCATTTTAATGATGATGACAATCGTGCTACCAATACACATTATgatggatatatatattccaaCAACTGTAATTTACTCATTTCCTTTGAAGGTATAGACattgataaaaaatatatatcaagAAAAGTTTTGAATTTCTCAgttatatttaatataaaatctATTATAGAAATAAGCTTATTCTGGAGTCAAATAGGAACGAGTGGGTCCATTCCAGGAGCATCGAGAATTTCTTTAATATCCATATGTTTAAATTCTCTTATAGATATTTTTGAATCcttattaattttatatgaaatattattatcaaaattattattaatacattttattttaatgatattattaaaatttttattatttactATAATGGAAGTTAGATATGTCCTTATTGTATGGAAAGCTAATCATCAGCATGAAATAAATGAAGGATGGGAGTACATGCAAAGGAAATTAAgtaaattatataaatattattatggtagtatttttttattaattcttatattttattatgtattccctatatttccatatatcttattaatattatatttatgttgGTTACCacaaatattattagatATATGGAGAGGACAAAGAAATTCCATAGATATTAAATTTGTTTCTATGTTATCTTTATGTCGTTTATATTTACCtatctatatttatttatatccaCATAATATTTTCGAGTTAGATACATTCTCTCAACTTATAGATACATCTAATGTCATGTTTAGCATacttataatttttattatattcatacAATTAATCTATATGTTCTTACAAAGAATTTATGGACCTAGATATTTTGTTAATATAGATCTATTACCACATGTTCATAACTATTATAAAACTATAGATGTCAATTTTGAAGCAGGAATACCAGAATGTGTTATATGCATgtatgatattatattaaaacCAAACAAATATTGTGTAACTCCATGCtatcatatatttcatGAGAAGTGTTTGCAACAGTGGATGGATATCAAACTGGAGTGCCCAACTTGTCGTGGTCCCCTCCCGAATTTTTCGTGAAATAATTGAGAGGGTAGATGATCATCAATTTGGGGGGAAAAACCcgaaaaataaaaaaaaataaaaaaattaaaataaaaataaaataaaataaaataaaataaaaaattaaaataaaaaaataaaaaaataaaattttttttttttttttttttcat containing:
- a CDS encoding putative E3 ubiquitin-protein ligase; translated protein: MSENIENARDDNENEDRNEDRNEDRNNIFLYNNEISNEGGDSCNVLCLFLFFLSLFFIMIMSADNNTAHTFSSTANNNNNNNSNSNSSNSNNNNNNSNSKSKSIHNNNHININNHSSYNNNSDNDPPFKYRDSDYIYNDSFNDDEFLKKEENDKVMNDMLDNILIQCLHFKGVYKIKNKNNNIKEDIMFDMIEEDKHKDIENINYKKKTKNKNEQISHGTLEAKLVTLKLALNNVTKSYIFFYFNPYDNKNNNDNISIRNDIPKQYKYIGFNGININKENRYIFNGQGYNISTFCQIKNDINKKNDTYKYGYTNIYSNNNIGLNDNCLCNYTININQYINKYESVSLREVDESYLYSLKGYILDEQEYYKNYLQNEYIKLYKNYIDNIQKYYHTHYIDKENILHAHELGNINQEIIKNQSKLKDLKENNKEISYVTLKDVNQENGSMLKDNIENGYASNMVNSKSTTTNNNEDNHVYINKDNNVYINKDNNVYINKDNHVHLNDDNHVHFNDDNHVHFNDDDNRATNTHYDGYIYSNNCNLLISFEGIDIDKKYISRKVLNFSVIFNIKSIIEISLFWSQIGTSGSIPGASRISLISICLNSLIDIFESLLILYEILLSKLLLIHFILMILLKFLLFTIMEVRYVLIVWKANHQHEINEGWEYMQRKLSKLYKYYYGSIFLLILIFYYVFPIFPYILLILYLCWLPQILLDIWRGQRNSIDIKFVSMLSLCRLYLPIYIYLYPHNIFELDTFSQLIDTSNVMFSILIIFIIFIQLIYMFLQRIYGPRYFVNIDLLPHVHNYYKTIDVNFEAGIPECVICMYDIILKPNKYCVTPCYHIFHEKCLQQWMDIKLECPTCRGPLPNFS